In one window of Maribacter sp. BPC-D8 DNA:
- a CDS encoding OsmC family protein, with protein sequence MDKHSYNVNVNWTQDRKGTMCSPELNNSATNETNCIEVATPPEFPGGMPNIWSPEHLFTAAVSSCLMTTFLAISEYSKLEFVSFKCESKGILEKVDGKFVISEILLFPEVVITDESKRERAERILEKSEKACLISNSITSKITMETKIIVQN encoded by the coding sequence ATGGATAAGCACAGCTATAACGTTAATGTAAACTGGACACAAGATAGAAAAGGAACTATGTGTTCACCAGAATTAAACAACAGTGCAACTAACGAAACTAATTGTATAGAAGTTGCAACACCACCAGAATTCCCCGGAGGGATGCCTAATATTTGGTCTCCAGAACATTTGTTTACAGCTGCTGTAAGTAGTTGTTTAATGACCACTTTTTTGGCAATTTCTGAGTATTCAAAGTTAGAATTCGTGAGTTTTAAATGTGAATCTAAAGGAATTTTAGAAAAAGTAGATGGCAAATTTGTTATAAGTGAAATACTATTATTCCCAGAAGTTGTGATTACAGATGAGTCTAAAAGAGAACGAGCAGAACGTATTTTAGAAAAATCAGAAAAAGCATGTTTAATCTCAAATTCAATCACTTCAAAAATTACTATGGAAACTAAAATTATTGTTCAAAATTAA
- a CDS encoding HlyD family secretion protein has translation MKKYNYILGFIGIATTLFSCGDSNGKADGYGNFEATEITISAENNGKLLQFDVNEGDVLNNEQFIGYIDTIPLALKREQLEVSKAVVSSKSKGVLSQINVLNAKLKNGNINKNRIENLIKDNAGTQKQLDDIEGEIEVFKSQIRSVEIQNAPVVNELKSIDVQLRQIDDQIQKSKIVNPIAGTVLTKYAEPNEITTFGKPLYKIADLKTMQLRVYISETQLANLKIGQEVTVKIDDDTTMKSYKGTISWIASEAEFTPKIIQTKEERVALVYALKIDVVNDGSLKIGMPAELWIDRTKDNEE, from the coding sequence ATGAAAAAATACAACTATATACTCGGATTTATAGGCATAGCCACTACCCTATTTTCCTGTGGTGATTCTAATGGAAAAGCAGATGGTTATGGCAATTTTGAAGCTACTGAAATCACTATTTCAGCTGAAAATAATGGAAAGCTACTACAGTTTGATGTTAATGAAGGTGATGTGCTTAATAACGAGCAATTTATAGGATATATAGATACCATTCCGCTAGCCTTAAAACGGGAACAGTTAGAAGTTTCTAAAGCCGTAGTGAGTTCAAAATCTAAAGGTGTGCTGTCTCAAATTAATGTGTTGAATGCCAAATTAAAAAATGGCAATATAAACAAGAATAGAATTGAGAATCTAATCAAGGATAATGCCGGTACACAAAAACAATTAGATGATATCGAAGGAGAAATAGAGGTGTTCAAAAGCCAAATTAGAAGTGTAGAAATACAGAATGCACCTGTGGTAAACGAACTTAAATCTATTGATGTTCAGCTTAGACAAATTGATGATCAAATCCAAAAAAGTAAAATTGTTAATCCAATAGCGGGAACGGTGCTTACCAAATATGCAGAACCTAATGAGATTACAACTTTTGGTAAACCGCTCTATAAAATTGCAGATTTAAAAACCATGCAGTTACGTGTTTATATAAGTGAAACGCAATTGGCAAACCTAAAAATAGGACAGGAAGTCACCGTTAAAATTGATGATGACACTACTATGAAATCTTATAAAGGAACCATCAGCTGGATAGCCTCTGAAGCCGAATTCACACCTAAAATAATTCAAACAAAAGAAGAGCGTGTTGCGTTGGTCTATGCCTTAAAAATAGACGTAGTAAATGATGGGAGTCTTAAAATTGGTATGCCGGCAGAACTTTGGATTGATAGAACAAAGGATAATGAAGAATAA